From a single Calothrix sp. NIES-2098 genomic region:
- a CDS encoding GMC oxidoreductase — MLIDARTLPINETIETEVCIVGAGPAGITLARELAFADFRVCLLESGGIDFDKHTQSLAQGESVGNLFGTLDEQRRLQFGGTANSWKIRLGDNQIGVRYVPLDEIDFEKRDWLPYSGWPFEKSHLDPFYKRAQVVCKLGAFAYDANTWEDAQTPQLPLSSNVTTSMFQFGPRAVFTHEYREELNQARNITTYLNANLMEIETDETAKTVTRLRVACLSGNEFWVRAKVVILAAGGIETARLLLLSNKGQTAGLGNQNDLVGRFFMDHPLVSCGKLIPTNPDLFKRTALYDLRRVNNVPVMGKLTLSEEIMRREKILNNSTLLFPIPKPYQLQAVNSLKTLLSLLHNSEARQDVVKHLKSFITGLDYILPAAYGAITKQQPFIPSLAWGGWSYIRGYESRFSEFAALHQTEQIPDPDNRITLSANRDRLGRQQVKLNWRWNDIDIQNIQRTQDILQKEIASAGIGQLQVERDGNLPKLIHPGTHHHMGTTRMHDDPKQGVVDRNCQVHGITNLFIASSSVFPTGGYANPTLTIVALAIRLADHVKTVMASKPIAIVSQNNLFGE; from the coding sequence ATGTTAATAGACGCACGCACACTCCCGATCAATGAAACTATTGAAACAGAAGTTTGTATCGTTGGTGCTGGGCCAGCTGGTATAACTTTGGCACGTGAATTAGCCTTTGCAGACTTTCGGGTTTGTCTTTTAGAAAGTGGTGGTATTGATTTTGATAAACATACTCAATCGCTTGCTCAAGGTGAAAGTGTAGGGAATCTTTTTGGGACGCTAGACGAACAACGTCGTTTGCAGTTTGGTGGGACAGCAAACTCTTGGAAAATTCGATTGGGTGACAATCAAATTGGTGTTAGGTACGTACCTTTAGACGAGATAGATTTTGAGAAACGGGACTGGCTACCATACAGTGGCTGGCCTTTTGAGAAATCTCACCTCGATCCTTTCTACAAACGCGCCCAAGTAGTATGTAAACTAGGAGCTTTTGCTTATGATGCTAACACTTGGGAAGATGCTCAAACTCCTCAACTACCTTTGAGCAGTAATGTAACCACTAGTATGTTTCAGTTTGGGCCGCGTGCTGTGTTTACCCATGAGTACCGTGAAGAACTTAATCAGGCTAGAAATATTACTACCTATCTCAACGCTAATTTAATGGAGATAGAGACAGATGAAACAGCTAAAACTGTAACCCGCTTACGAGTAGCTTGTTTATCAGGTAACGAATTTTGGGTTCGTGCAAAAGTTGTAATTTTAGCTGCGGGTGGTATTGAAACTGCGCGTTTATTATTGCTATCAAATAAGGGGCAAACAGCTGGTTTAGGCAATCAAAACGATCTAGTAGGTAGGTTCTTTATGGATCATCCTCTAGTTAGCTGTGGTAAATTGATTCCTACTAATCCAGATCTGTTTAAGCGTACTGCTTTATACGATTTGCGGCGGGTAAATAACGTACCAGTAATGGGCAAACTCACCCTAAGTGAAGAAATCATGCGCCGCGAAAAAATACTAAATAATAGTACATTGCTATTTCCCATCCCCAAACCATATCAGTTACAAGCTGTTAATTCGTTAAAAACACTGCTTTCGTTGTTGCACAATTCAGAAGCACGTCAAGATGTTGTCAAACACTTAAAAAGTTTTATTACCGGATTAGACTATATTTTGCCTGCTGCTTATGGGGCAATAACCAAGCAACAACCTTTTATTCCCAGTCTTGCTTGGGGTGGTTGGTCGTATATTCGAGGTTATGAAAGTAGATTTTCTGAGTTTGCAGCCCTTCATCAAACTGAACAAATACCCGACCCAGATAACCGAATAACGCTGAGTGCTAATCGCGATCGCCTCGGTCGTCAACAAGTAAAGTTAAACTGGCGTTGGAACGATATTGACATCCAAAACATTCAGCGAACCCAAGATATCCTGCAAAAAGAGATTGCTAGTGCGGGAATCGGTCAGTTACAAGTTGAACGAGATGGAAATCTCCCAAAATTAATTCATCCTGGCACACATCATCACATGGGAACAACACGTATGCATGACGACCCGAAGCAGGGTGTTGTAGATCGTAATTGCCAAGTCCACGGCATTACCAATCTTTTCATAGCCAGTAGCTCTGTTTTTCCGACAGGAGGCTATGCTAATCCCACACTCACTATTGTCGCTTTGGCAATTAGACTGGCAGACCACGTGAAAACAGTTATGGCATCGAAGCCGATAGCGATAGTTTCGCAAAACAATCTGTTTGGTGAGTGA
- a CDS encoding TPR repeat protein: MWRYFWLIIKRNIRLVMLFLASLMLTLLLVNKGIPAIAIPSGFPEQPQIAQELSNTSDLLRQGKNYYQNGQYTAAAEIWENALKSYQEQKEIISQIQVLNYLSSVYKDLGKTQQSQSTITESINLLKGFKKTDNQTNLLLAQALNTQGTIQLLQGQTETAIDTWKQAAEIYDRTGDKTGKLISQINQAQGLQTLGQYRRAKTLLEELVAELQNQPDNLLKAQGFKSLGVALQTIGDLQKANAVLEKSLVISKQLNSPADVSAVLFSLANVAKDLKKYDVALINYEEAINLSPESRTKLSSQLNQFSLLVKLQRWEAAQALIPAIETNIDSLPPSRPLIYGRINFAESLMAVKRAKENSDATKTAQLLARAIEQAREIKDPRAEAYSLQQLGKLYQQNGQLIDAQKLTIQAQKIAQEIDAADLVARTAAQSGTIAQEKGDIKSAIAAYEIAFNYLQSLRSDLIAINPDVQFDFRESIEPIYRDYVSLLLQEGDDQSNLKQARQVIEALQLAELDNYFKDACVDSRPVSIEQIDVKAAVIYPIILSDRLEVILSIPNQPLHHYSTQLSKKQVENTLKHLYSYMSRGYIREESFRLSQKVYKWLIAPAEEKLNSSQVKTLVFVLDGFLRNLPMAALHDGDRYVIEKYNVALSPGLQLFPQGLERKKLGVLAAGLIEARQGFSSLPAVKDEIQEVTANIQAKVLLDQKFTRDSLRKALETQPFPIVHLATHGQFSSNPEDTFLLTWSDRISFLDFDRLFQKRRLGILEPIELLVMSACQTAAGDNRATLGLAGFALRSGAKSTIASLWSVNDESTSNLMKEFYQQLNNPQLSKAEALRQAQLKIMANPAYQHPYFWAAFVLVGNWL; this comes from the coding sequence ATGTGGCGATATTTTTGGTTAATTATCAAAAGAAATATCCGGCTTGTAATGCTTTTTTTAGCAAGCTTAATGTTGACTCTACTATTAGTCAATAAAGGTATTCCGGCTATAGCAATTCCATCAGGATTCCCAGAACAGCCGCAGATAGCTCAAGAATTATCTAATACTTCAGATTTATTACGGCAGGGAAAGAATTACTATCAAAATGGTCAATATACAGCAGCAGCTGAAATATGGGAAAATGCTTTAAAATCTTATCAAGAGCAAAAAGAAATTATTAGTCAAATTCAAGTACTGAATTACTTATCATCCGTATATAAAGATTTAGGGAAAACGCAACAATCACAAAGTACAATTACAGAAAGTATAAATTTATTAAAGGGCTTTAAAAAAACAGATAATCAAACTAACTTATTATTAGCTCAAGCCCTGAATACTCAAGGCACAATTCAACTACTGCAAGGACAAACAGAAACTGCTATAGATACTTGGAAACAAGCAGCAGAAATATACGATCGCACTGGAGATAAAACAGGCAAACTCATCAGTCAAATCAATCAGGCTCAGGGTTTGCAGACTCTAGGACAATATCGTCGGGCGAAAACTCTGTTAGAAGAACTGGTTGCAGAACTGCAAAATCAACCTGATAACCTGCTGAAAGCCCAAGGATTTAAAAGTTTAGGAGTAGCGCTACAAACTATTGGAGATTTGCAGAAAGCAAATGCAGTTTTAGAGAAAAGTTTGGTAATTAGTAAACAGTTGAACTCTCCAGCTGATGTGAGCGCAGTTTTGTTTAGTCTGGCTAATGTCGCTAAAGATTTAAAAAAATATGATGTCGCTTTAATAAACTACGAAGAAGCGATTAATTTATCTCCAGAATCACGAACTAAATTATCATCTCAGTTAAATCAGTTCAGCTTGTTAGTAAAACTGCAAAGATGGGAAGCTGCACAAGCATTAATTCCAGCAATTGAAACTAACATCGACTCGCTTCCGCCTAGCCGTCCTCTAATTTATGGCAGGATAAATTTTGCTGAAAGTTTGATGGCCGTCAAGCGTGCAAAAGAAAACTCTGATGCTACTAAAACTGCTCAATTATTAGCAAGAGCCATCGAACAAGCTAGAGAAATCAAAGATCCCAGAGCAGAGGCTTATTCTTTGCAACAGTTAGGTAAACTGTATCAACAAAACGGCCAGTTAATAGATGCCCAAAAACTGACAATACAGGCACAAAAAATCGCCCAAGAAATTGATGCAGCTGATTTAGTGGCTCGGACTGCGGCACAATCGGGCACAATTGCTCAAGAAAAAGGAGATATCAAAAGTGCGATCGCAGCTTATGAGATTGCGTTTAACTACTTACAATCTCTACGCAGCGATCTAATTGCCATTAATCCCGATGTTCAGTTTGATTTTAGAGAAAGTATTGAACCAATCTATCGAGATTATGTCAGCTTGTTGTTACAAGAAGGCGACGATCAAAGCAATCTCAAACAAGCGCGTCAAGTAATAGAAGCTTTACAACTAGCAGAATTAGATAACTATTTTAAGGATGCTTGTGTAGATAGCCGTCCTGTATCTATCGAGCAAATCGATGTGAAAGCAGCTGTTATCTATCCGATTATTCTCAGCGATCGCCTGGAAGTTATTCTTTCTATTCCCAATCAACCCCTACACCACTACAGCACCCAACTGTCAAAAAAGCAAGTTGAAAATACTCTCAAACACCTTTATTCTTATATGTCCCGTGGTTATATCCGCGAAGAGAGTTTTCGACTGTCTCAAAAAGTCTATAAATGGCTAATTGCACCTGCGGAAGAGAAACTTAACAGCAGTCAGGTGAAAACTTTAGTATTTGTCCTAGATGGTTTCTTACGCAACTTGCCAATGGCAGCGCTGCACGATGGCGATCGCTATGTGATAGAAAAATATAATGTGGCTCTCAGTCCAGGTTTACAGCTATTTCCCCAAGGACTAGAACGCAAAAAACTAGGCGTGTTAGCGGCTGGACTGATAGAAGCACGCCAAGGCTTCAGTTCTCTACCTGCTGTAAAAGATGAAATTCAAGAAGTCACAGCGAATATTCAAGCAAAAGTATTGCTCGATCAAAAATTTACTCGCGATAGCTTGAGAAAAGCCCTGGAAACTCAACCATTCCCCATAGTTCACTTAGCCACTCACGGACAATTTAGCTCTAATCCAGAAGATACTTTCTTACTGACATGGAGCGATCGCATTTCTTTTCTAGATTTCGATCGATTATTTCAAAAAAGAAGGCTGGGAATTCTAGAACCGATTGAACTATTAGTGATGAGTGCCTGCCAAACAGCAGCAGGTGATAATCGCGCTACTTTAGGGTTAGCTGGGTTTGCTTTGCGTTCTGGAGCCAAAAGTACTATTGCTAGCCTGTGGTCAGTCAACGACGAATCAACCTCCAACTTAATGAAAGAATTTTATCAGCAGTTGAATAATCCTCAACTAAGTAAAGCTGAAGCATTACGACAGGCGCAACTCAAAATTATGGCAAATCCTGCATACCAACATCCCTATTTTTGGGCTGCTTTTGTGTTGGTAGGTAATTGGTTGTGA
- a CDS encoding group 1 glycosyl transferase, with product MKLCIVTHKVKKGDGQGRVNYEVAQEAIRRGHHLILLASEVAPELVENSQVNWIEIPVQNFPTEFIRNFIFAKKSADWLNKNRTDIDLVKVNGAITKASADVNAVHFVHSSWLRCLATSRFASTPVHISRTRRDTYALYQWLYTALNAHWEKQAFQKAKVVVAVSEKVAQELVNIGVPRSRIQVIVNGVDLDEFSPGVGDRLTWNLPENVPLALFAGDIRTTRKNLDTVLYALTKVPNLHLAVVGKTEGSPFPQLAASLGLSERVHFLGYRRDIAAIMRVADLFVFPSRYEACTLVLLEALASGLPVITATTTGGAELVTPECGVVLPNSDDIDALATALLSLVNDTSMSQMGKAARSVAEQHSWTTMAQTYVDLFEELIQNEEHCSHPYLSPSSRSVSLPFSSTGAN from the coding sequence GTGAAACTTTGCATTGTTACACACAAAGTTAAAAAAGGTGATGGTCAAGGTCGAGTTAATTATGAGGTTGCCCAAGAAGCAATTCGTCGCGGTCATCACCTCATATTATTAGCAAGCGAAGTAGCACCTGAATTAGTAGAAAATAGCCAAGTTAACTGGATTGAAATTCCCGTACAAAACTTTCCTACAGAATTTATTCGTAATTTCATATTTGCAAAAAAAAGTGCAGATTGGTTAAATAAAAATCGCACCGATATTGATTTAGTCAAAGTCAATGGGGCAATTACCAAGGCTTCAGCAGATGTGAATGCTGTACATTTTGTTCACAGTTCTTGGTTGCGATGTCTAGCGACAAGCCGCTTTGCGTCTACGCCTGTACATATTTCCCGCACTCGTCGCGATACATATGCTTTGTATCAATGGCTATACACTGCTTTGAACGCGCATTGGGAAAAACAGGCTTTCCAAAAAGCGAAAGTAGTCGTCGCCGTATCTGAGAAAGTAGCCCAAGAATTAGTCAATATTGGCGTACCTCGTTCTCGAATTCAGGTAATTGTCAACGGCGTGGATTTAGATGAATTTAGTCCAGGTGTAGGCGATCGCTTAACCTGGAATTTACCAGAAAATGTCCCTCTAGCGCTGTTTGCTGGCGATATTCGCACCACGAGAAAGAACTTAGATACAGTCTTATACGCTTTAACAAAAGTCCCCAATCTACATTTAGCCGTGGTTGGTAAAACCGAGGGTAGCCCCTTTCCTCAATTAGCAGCCTCTTTGGGGTTAAGCGAACGAGTGCATTTTTTAGGCTATCGACGCGATATTGCCGCAATTATGAGGGTTGCAGATTTATTTGTATTTCCTTCCCGTTATGAAGCTTGCACCCTCGTATTATTAGAAGCCCTTGCCTCTGGTTTACCCGTCATTACCGCCACTACTACAGGGGGTGCAGAATTGGTAACACCAGAATGCGGAGTGGTTTTGCCCAATTCCGACGATATTGATGCTTTAGCAACAGCATTGTTGTCTTTAGTAAACGACACTTCTATGTCGCAAATGGGTAAAGCAGCCCGTTCCGTAGCCGAACAACATAGCTGGACTACGATGGCACAAACCTATGTGGATCTATTTGAAGAGTTAATCCAGAATGAAGAACACTGTTCTCATCCCTACCTATCGCCGTCCTCTAGATCTGTCTCGTTGCCTTTTAGCAGTACAGGCGCAAACTAA
- a CDS encoding glycosyl transferase family protein: MDRNFNEPLVSIIIPTYNRPEYLKQAIASAVKQTYQNIEIIVSDNCSTENPLPIIESFADSRIRFWRHSENMGMIANQMYGFKMARGKYVASLHDDDLWNEEFLAKLVPPLEENPELIIAFCDQYIIDAQGKINCFGTEENTRNFKRHKLVQGVYKSFNKIGLIHKSIPTAAACVFRNNLVDWNNIPPEVGGMWDLYLTYLCCTSGYAAYYIPERLACYRAHEQTDTMLSGSRDAQAKIRKAKSELFCYQIFMEDAKLQEFKAYFHKKWLEAHTTLGIGLIRNKQPDAARLYLWQALSQQKFNMRTLAALTLSFMT, translated from the coding sequence ATGGATAGAAATTTTAATGAACCATTGGTCAGTATAATTATTCCTACTTATAATCGACCGGAGTATCTCAAGCAAGCGATCGCCAGCGCAGTTAAACAGACTTATCAAAATATTGAAATTATTGTTTCTGATAATTGTAGCACTGAAAATCCCCTACCAATTATCGAATCTTTTGCAGATTCACGTATCCGGTTTTGGCGACACTCAGAAAATATGGGGATGATCGCTAATCAGATGTATGGTTTTAAAATGGCGCGGGGTAAATACGTTGCTAGCCTGCATGATGATGATTTATGGAATGAAGAATTTTTAGCCAAGCTAGTACCACCATTAGAAGAAAATCCCGAACTGATTATTGCTTTTTGCGATCAATATATAATAGACGCTCAAGGCAAAATTAATTGTTTTGGTACAGAAGAAAATACACGCAATTTTAAGCGTCATAAATTAGTACAAGGAGTTTATAAATCCTTCAACAAAATTGGGTTAATACACAAAAGTATACCCACAGCCGCCGCTTGTGTATTTCGTAATAATCTTGTGGATTGGAATAATATTCCACCGGAAGTTGGCGGAATGTGGGATTTATATCTAACTTACCTTTGCTGTACATCAGGTTATGCAGCTTACTATATTCCAGAAAGATTGGCCTGCTATCGTGCCCACGAGCAAACTGATACTATGCTGAGTGGAAGTCGAGATGCGCAAGCAAAAATTCGCAAAGCGAAAAGCGAATTATTTTGTTATCAAATCTTCATGGAAGATGCCAAACTTCAGGAATTTAAGGCATACTTTCACAAGAAATGGTTAGAAGCGCATACAACTTTAGGGATTGGCTTAATCCGCAATAAACAGCCAGATGCAGCACGCCTTTATCTTTGGCAAGCACTGAGTCAGCAAAAGTTTAATATGCGAACTCTAGCAGCATTAACTCTCAGTTTCATGACCTAA
- a CDS encoding group 1 glycosyl transferase has product MSSTVVDKTMIYQCSAANLSGGGGIETYVASLVLSQISGISDRAIASLKNVDQRQFKLLHVHDADMLGDLRQECPVIFTLHNHSSYCPSGTKYLADRGVECDRSLNPLGCAWGHLVDGCGSRRPKNIIQDWWNAYHPLDTLKKLKIPVIANSDYVRQQIINSGLPSQQVVTLRYGVKIPKTSAEPLTFSTHQNQRILFVGRIIANKGIGWLIQALSKTDPSVHLDIAGDGWGKPSMEKLADRLGLSNRITWHGWCSGDKLEALYQQCFTVVFPSLWPEPAGLVTLEAYARYRPIIASAVGGIPEHVQEGETGILVPPNNIEKLAAAINELASNYAKTRLMGEQGQAWFQREFTIDVHIKRLEKIYEKTISDFHC; this is encoded by the coding sequence ATGAGTTCTACAGTAGTTGATAAAACAATGATTTATCAATGCTCTGCTGCTAATCTTAGCGGAGGCGGTGGCATCGAAACTTATGTAGCTTCTTTAGTACTTTCTCAGATTTCAGGAATTAGCGATCGCGCGATCGCATCCTTAAAAAATGTAGACCAACGGCAATTTAAATTACTGCACGTTCACGATGCAGATATGTTAGGCGACCTACGGCAAGAATGTCCGGTAATCTTTACCCTTCACAATCACTCTAGTTACTGTCCTAGCGGCACGAAATATTTAGCAGATCGTGGTGTAGAATGCGATCGCTCTCTGAACCCTCTAGGATGTGCTTGGGGTCATTTGGTAGATGGCTGTGGTAGCCGCCGACCAAAAAATATTATTCAAGACTGGTGGAATGCATACCATCCTTTAGATACCCTAAAAAAACTCAAAATTCCTGTAATTGCTAATAGCGATTACGTTCGTCAGCAAATTATTAATAGCGGTCTACCATCACAGCAGGTTGTCACATTGCGCTATGGAGTTAAAATTCCCAAGACATCTGCTGAACCCCTAACTTTTAGCACCCACCAAAATCAGCGAATTTTGTTTGTTGGGCGAATTATTGCTAACAAAGGGATTGGATGGTTAATTCAAGCTTTATCAAAAACAGATCCCAGCGTTCATCTTGATATTGCTGGTGATGGTTGGGGTAAGCCAAGCATGGAAAAATTAGCAGATCGGCTTGGTTTAAGTAACAGAATTACTTGGCATGGCTGGTGTAGCGGTGACAAGTTAGAAGCACTTTATCAACAATGCTTTACAGTCGTATTTCCCAGTCTTTGGCCTGAACCGGCTGGTCTTGTAACTCTAGAAGCCTATGCACGCTATCGACCAATAATTGCGAGTGCTGTTGGAGGTATTCCCGAACACGTCCAAGAAGGTGAAACAGGAATCCTTGTGCCACCTAATAACATTGAAAAACTCGCTGCTGCCATCAATGAATTAGCATCCAACTACGCAAAAACCCGGCTGATGGGCGAACAAGGTCAAGCTTGGTTTCAACGTGAATTTACAATTGATGTTCACATCAAGCGGCTAGAAAAAATTTACGAAAAAACTATCTCAGACTTTCATTGTTGA
- a CDS encoding putative glycosyltransferase, with protein sequence MNNLNTSLLIPKVSIVILSYNRPKFMREALESVCKQTYRNLEIIVVDNHSPASDEICNLVTKYTNVTLIRNEINLGFAAGMNTGIMAASGEYIYLTEDDIILQPDCVAVLVDYLQNHPDTGLASGMLYNQEAGTIRCAGGEFELNAIYTQETIGADQNDLGQFIQPFDVSFIPGSMIFAKTNYLQTLGGFRPDFFLYYEDLELCMRVRRDGRRITVIPQAKGHHFEPEKGVSSPLVDFHKLKNFLALYFLHGQLAILPEFTLRYILLGFFRSIFRGWQESIIFINALGWLVGNLPHILIDRYYIFRRTYIDNQINS encoded by the coding sequence ATGAATAATCTAAATACTAGTCTACTTATCCCCAAAGTTTCCATTGTTATTTTAAGTTACAACCGACCAAAGTTTATGCGAGAAGCTTTGGAATCTGTCTGCAAACAGACCTATAGAAACCTGGAAATTATAGTTGTAGACAATCACAGTCCTGCAAGCGATGAAATTTGTAATTTAGTTACCAAATATACTAATGTCACTCTAATTCGCAACGAGATAAATCTGGGCTTTGCTGCTGGTATGAATACAGGTATTATGGCAGCCTCTGGCGAATATATTTATCTCACAGAAGATGACATTATTCTGCAACCTGATTGTGTTGCTGTATTAGTAGATTATCTCCAAAATCATCCTGATACTGGTCTAGCTTCAGGAATGTTATATAACCAGGAGGCTGGAACAATTAGATGTGCAGGTGGTGAGTTTGAATTAAATGCAATCTACACTCAAGAGACTATTGGAGCCGATCAAAACGATCTAGGTCAATTTATCCAACCTTTTGATGTAAGTTTTATTCCTGGCTCAATGATTTTTGCTAAAACTAACTACCTCCAAACATTAGGTGGTTTCCGTCCTGATTTCTTTTTATATTACGAAGATCTAGAACTCTGTATGCGGGTACGTCGCGATGGTAGACGCATCACTGTCATTCCCCAAGCCAAAGGTCATCATTTTGAACCCGAAAAAGGAGTATCTTCACCGCTTGTAGATTTTCATAAACTCAAAAATTTCTTAGCTTTATATTTTCTGCACGGACAGTTAGCAATCTTACCAGAATTTACGCTTAGATATATCTTGCTAGGCTTTTTTCGTTCAATTTTTAGAGGTTGGCAAGAATCAATTATATTTATCAATGCGCTTGGTTGGTTAGTAGGAAACTTACCCCATATACTCATAGATAGATATTACATTTTCCGGCGAACATATATTGATAATCAAATCAATTCTTAA